The following coding sequences lie in one Alicyclobacillus curvatus genomic window:
- a CDS encoding Ku protein gives MQTMWKGSLSFGLVNVPVKMFAATESRDISFKYLHKACQTPIKYTRSCPHCDVTVAWEDIVRGYEYEPNRFVVFTDEEMQALQKQRAQTIDILEFVELSEVDPIYYDKTYYLAPEASGVKAYRLLQAAMHQTGKVAVAKTVIRTKEVLACVRVGEGVIVLETLFWPDEVRATSELPNIHTEAVPSDKELDMAITLIDQLHTTFDADKYKDTHREETLAAIEQKIEHDEIATVPAAVKPAGNIVDLMAALQESIRQTTPQTAETPKKTRKTAGTRRQTAKKTS, from the coding sequence TTGCAAACAATGTGGAAGGGGTCGCTCAGTTTCGGCCTAGTCAACGTTCCTGTAAAAATGTTCGCCGCTACAGAGTCGCGTGATATTTCTTTTAAATACCTGCATAAGGCGTGTCAAACACCCATTAAATACACGCGGAGTTGCCCGCACTGCGACGTCACGGTGGCTTGGGAAGACATCGTACGCGGCTATGAGTACGAGCCAAACCGCTTTGTTGTTTTCACCGACGAAGAGATGCAGGCCTTGCAAAAACAACGTGCTCAAACCATTGACATCCTCGAGTTTGTCGAGCTCTCGGAGGTCGATCCGATTTATTACGACAAGACCTACTACCTCGCTCCGGAAGCTTCGGGAGTGAAGGCCTACCGTCTGCTGCAAGCAGCCATGCACCAAACCGGCAAGGTTGCAGTTGCCAAGACCGTGATTCGTACGAAGGAAGTACTCGCCTGCGTTCGTGTCGGGGAAGGGGTCATCGTTCTCGAAACCCTGTTTTGGCCTGATGAGGTGCGCGCCACGTCTGAACTGCCAAACATTCACACCGAGGCCGTGCCGAGCGACAAAGAACTCGACATGGCAATCACGCTTATCGACCAGTTGCACACGACCTTCGATGCGGATAAATACAAAGACACCCACCGAGAAGAAACACTCGCTGCCATCGAGCAGAAAATTGAGCATGATGAAATCGCGACCGTGCCAGCCGCAGTGAAACCTGCAGGGAACATCGTGGACTTGATGGCAGCCCTGCAAGAGAGCATTCGTCAAACAACACCGCAAACTGCAGAAACGCCAAAGAAAACGAGAAAAACGGCCGGAACACGTCGTCAGACGGCAAAAAAGACGTCGTAA
- the mtnA gene encoding S-methyl-5-thioribose-1-phosphate isomerase, with protein sequence MTGLKWQRDRLLVLDQTLLPGTEQWIACTRADEVADCILEMKVRGAPAIGAAAAFGVALEAIHAHQESPDHSSAKLYPQIENAIAHLGHTRPTAVNLFYALDRMKQTLAKCQQTEATPAQVVDTLTDIAEAIAAEDVKVNRAIGQYGLGLFRGPVSILTHCNTGSLATVEYGTALGVIRALHQQGWIKNVYVDETRPFLQGARLTAYELGLEGIAHSLITDSMAGHFMKQGVVDAVLVGADRIAANGDTANKIGTYSLAVLCHHHGIPFYVAAPTSTFDLATPTGDGIPIEYRDAQEVLEWLGQRSAPEGTSGLNPAFDVTPADLIEGIITEHGVIHLPDKQQIETFFQEARGEES encoded by the coding sequence TTGACGGGGTTGAAGTGGCAAAGGGATAGACTTCTGGTGCTCGACCAGACACTTCTCCCAGGTACGGAACAGTGGATAGCTTGTACACGTGCGGATGAGGTTGCTGATTGCATTCTCGAAATGAAGGTTCGAGGAGCGCCCGCTATCGGGGCTGCAGCAGCTTTCGGGGTCGCACTTGAAGCCATCCACGCACATCAAGAATCCCCCGACCATTCGAGCGCAAAGTTGTACCCGCAAATCGAAAATGCGATTGCGCACCTTGGCCATACTCGTCCCACAGCAGTGAACTTGTTTTATGCGCTTGACCGCATGAAACAAACGCTTGCAAAGTGTCAGCAGACGGAGGCCACTCCCGCGCAGGTCGTGGACACTTTAACGGACATTGCAGAAGCAATTGCTGCGGAAGACGTGAAAGTCAATCGCGCGATTGGACAGTACGGTCTTGGGTTGTTCCGCGGGCCCGTTTCAATCCTGACTCATTGCAATACGGGCTCACTGGCAACTGTTGAGTACGGCACAGCGCTCGGCGTGATACGTGCACTGCACCAGCAAGGTTGGATAAAGAACGTGTATGTGGATGAGACGCGGCCGTTCTTACAGGGCGCCAGACTGACGGCATATGAACTTGGCCTTGAGGGTATCGCGCACAGCTTGATTACAGACAGTATGGCGGGACATTTCATGAAGCAAGGTGTCGTCGACGCCGTCCTTGTCGGGGCCGACCGGATAGCAGCCAATGGGGACACTGCGAACAAGATAGGGACCTATTCGCTCGCGGTGCTGTGTCACCACCACGGTATCCCGTTTTACGTAGCCGCACCAACGAGCACGTTTGACCTTGCAACACCGACCGGTGACGGGATTCCCATCGAGTACCGCGATGCGCAGGAAGTTCTAGAGTGGCTCGGGCAACGAAGCGCACCGGAAGGAACCTCTGGACTTAATCCGGCGTTTGACGTCACGCCGGCAGACCTTATTGAAGGCATCATCACGGAACACGGAGTTATCCATCTGCCTGACAAACAGCAAATCGAGACATTTTTCCAGGAAGCAAGGGGTGAGGAGTCGTGA
- a CDS encoding tetratricopeptide repeat protein, which produces MPMIRGNGGMAVFQAAFTQLFRAVERIRMQLETADPELRPFLAQELRGLRELSEQYMDYWMELEEQILELVETYQLQQDTPVAASSTPHGDKEVFLQSRQGSSRNHLGFETDTFETDQIDSKSVDPLAMDAADVDIAKAVFSWPEDVTVKFRRGLAYYDLFMFEPARAALEEVLSQVDSMIVRLYLAAVLAVEHRSEVARGHLTRVFAKCDDEAIVTAGLEIEAQLLLQEGDIQKACRTYQVITKRMPMYFDAWFNLGLCQANIGNYKAAEEAFARVVQDEPRDSEACLLLSSVQQYSSSLETAFQTCRSALDVSPGHHRLRLHQSRLLYQMGQVERSLEIALRLADEDLHDQRVLAWSAWLLLETGQSPAAIVRLKRFLSLHPNDPTVLLQLGVAYLLSEESKSAEPVLWAALPNSRDKSMLWLALGTVSASKGAHLEAQKRFLRAVRDVRTPVRRLALYQYALSLQAMEQFDEAERYLHAAHVAGPPSAVILSALADNASQLGHTEEATKRRVQARSLAVTLRSTENEQKQDDV; this is translated from the coding sequence TTGCCGATGATAAGAGGAAACGGGGGGATGGCCGTGTTTCAGGCAGCTTTTACACAATTATTCCGCGCCGTAGAGCGTATTCGCATGCAACTCGAAACCGCAGACCCAGAACTGCGTCCATTTTTAGCACAGGAACTGCGTGGCTTGCGTGAGCTCAGTGAGCAATACATGGATTATTGGATGGAACTTGAAGAGCAGATTCTTGAACTTGTGGAGACCTACCAGTTGCAACAAGACACACCGGTCGCCGCCAGCTCAACCCCCCATGGTGACAAGGAAGTTTTTTTACAGAGCAGACAAGGTTCGTCCCGCAATCATCTCGGGTTCGAAACAGATACGTTCGAAACTGACCAGATTGATAGCAAAAGCGTTGACCCCCTGGCTATGGATGCCGCCGATGTTGACATCGCAAAAGCCGTGTTCTCCTGGCCAGAAGATGTAACCGTCAAGTTTCGCCGCGGCCTTGCGTACTACGACTTATTCATGTTTGAGCCCGCTCGGGCCGCACTGGAAGAAGTCTTAAGCCAGGTGGACTCGATGATTGTCAGGTTGTATCTTGCTGCAGTCTTGGCCGTCGAACACAGGTCAGAGGTCGCGCGCGGTCATCTGACAAGGGTGTTTGCAAAATGCGACGACGAAGCCATTGTCACGGCGGGCCTCGAAATCGAAGCTCAGTTGCTGCTCCAAGAAGGGGATATCCAAAAAGCGTGTCGTACTTATCAAGTGATTACAAAGCGCATGCCGATGTACTTCGACGCCTGGTTCAATCTCGGGCTCTGTCAGGCAAATATCGGCAACTACAAGGCAGCGGAAGAGGCGTTTGCCCGTGTCGTTCAGGATGAACCTCGCGACAGCGAGGCATGCCTACTTTTGTCGTCCGTGCAGCAGTACAGCAGCTCACTGGAGACAGCATTTCAAACCTGCCGGTCCGCGCTGGATGTTAGCCCTGGACACCATCGATTGCGGCTGCATCAGTCTAGGCTCTTATACCAGATGGGACAAGTTGAGCGCAGCCTTGAAATCGCACTGCGACTTGCCGATGAAGACCTTCACGACCAACGCGTACTCGCCTGGAGTGCCTGGCTTCTGCTGGAAACGGGTCAGAGTCCTGCAGCGATTGTGCGGCTCAAACGATTCCTCTCCCTGCATCCAAACGACCCGACTGTCTTACTGCAACTTGGTGTTGCCTACCTCCTAAGCGAGGAATCTAAGTCTGCCGAACCAGTTCTCTGGGCGGCTCTTCCGAATTCACGGGACAAGTCGATGCTGTGGCTGGCACTTGGCACGGTCAGCGCGTCGAAAGGGGCTCATCTCGAAGCGCAAAAACGATTTCTGCGCGCCGTGAGGGATGTTAGGACACCTGTACGCAGATTGGCTTTATATCAATACGCCTTGTCGCTGCAAGCGATGGAACAATTTGACGAGGCAGAGCGCTACCTCCATGCAGCGCATGTGGCCGGGCCGCCAAGCGCTGTCATTCTTTCCGCGCTCGCGGACAATGCCTCACAACTCGGACATACGGAAGAAGCAACCAAGCGGCGGGTACAGGCCCGGAGTCTTGCCGTCACACTCCGGAGTACAGAAAATGAGCAGAAACAGGATGACGTTTAA
- the mtnP gene encoding S-methyl-5'-thioadenosine phosphorylase gives MNQHHADYAIIGGTGVYDPAVLKSSTEVSIATPYGPAKATIGEVQGKQIAFMPRHGTGHSIPPHRINYRANIYALKELGVSQVLATAAVGSLQLPYSPGSLVLIDSFLDFTKTRPSTFFEDSQVVHVDMTDPYCGRLRSVVRQAADDINIDVFDGGTYVCAEGPRFESTAEIRFYQSLGAAVVGMTTIPEVVLAKEAELCYATVCMVTNYGAGISSQPLTHDEVVESMQQNVHRIRNLFFHTIEMLSTDRSCRCRHAVGGQKPLVGNSDSSDSSERSETI, from the coding sequence ATGAATCAACATCACGCTGATTATGCAATCATCGGCGGGACAGGCGTGTATGATCCCGCTGTTTTAAAGTCATCAACTGAAGTAAGTATCGCGACACCGTACGGCCCGGCAAAAGCAACCATTGGTGAGGTTCAGGGCAAACAGATAGCGTTTATGCCTAGGCACGGTACGGGACACAGTATTCCACCACACCGCATCAACTACCGAGCCAACATTTACGCCCTTAAAGAACTGGGTGTCAGCCAAGTGCTGGCTACAGCCGCGGTCGGGTCGCTACAACTCCCATACAGTCCAGGGTCACTCGTTTTGATTGACTCCTTTCTCGATTTCACAAAGACACGCCCATCAACATTCTTTGAGGACAGCCAAGTTGTACATGTTGACATGACCGACCCGTATTGCGGCAGGCTGCGCTCTGTCGTGCGGCAAGCAGCTGACGACATCAATATCGACGTATTTGACGGGGGTACGTACGTCTGTGCGGAAGGCCCGCGCTTTGAATCGACGGCTGAGATCCGTTTTTATCAATCTCTCGGTGCTGCGGTGGTCGGCATGACGACCATTCCAGAAGTTGTGCTCGCAAAAGAAGCCGAGTTATGTTATGCGACGGTCTGCATGGTCACAAACTACGGTGCAGGTATTAGTTCGCAGCCGCTCACGCACGACGAAGTGGTGGAATCTATGCAACAAAACGTGCACCGTATCCGAAATTTATTCTTTCACACCATCGAGATGCTCAGTACAGACAGGTCGTGCAGATGCCGACATGCAGTAGGCGGCCAGAAGCCGCTTGTAGGCAACAGTGACAGCAGCGACAGCAGCGAGAGGAGCGAAACCATTTGA
- the surE gene encoding 5'/3'-nucleotidase SurE produces the protein MRILVSNDDGISAQGIRALVGALSDLGNVVVVAPDRQRSASSHGISIHRRLIPTEVEFGLDNVQAFSLNGTPVDCVKFAVHQFGQPEPFDFMVSGINEGRNLATDVLYSGTVAAAGEAALQGVPALAVSLDGPPFPFEDAAHVVRKMVQRLHFKELDADTFLSVNIPANAVGGPWVVSRIGAEGYRDRFIRHEDEEGQVYYRYAGDVVRNADDEDADTRVIARGCVSITPLRYRFTNEAAMDTLKTWF, from the coding sequence ATGCGAATACTGGTCAGTAACGATGATGGCATTTCTGCACAGGGAATCCGCGCCCTGGTCGGGGCACTAAGCGACCTGGGAAATGTGGTGGTGGTCGCACCCGACAGGCAGCGTAGTGCCTCGAGTCACGGTATCTCTATCCACAGACGTTTGATTCCGACGGAAGTCGAGTTCGGCTTGGACAACGTTCAGGCATTCAGTCTGAACGGGACGCCTGTCGATTGCGTGAAGTTCGCTGTTCATCAATTTGGGCAGCCGGAACCCTTTGATTTCATGGTCTCAGGTATTAATGAGGGCCGCAATCTGGCGACAGACGTCCTCTATTCTGGTACCGTCGCTGCTGCCGGGGAAGCTGCTTTGCAAGGTGTACCTGCCCTCGCCGTATCCTTGGACGGTCCGCCTTTTCCTTTTGAGGACGCGGCACACGTCGTACGAAAAATGGTCCAACGACTGCATTTCAAGGAACTCGACGCCGATACCTTTTTAAGTGTGAATATCCCTGCGAATGCCGTCGGTGGACCATGGGTCGTATCGCGAATCGGGGCAGAGGGGTACCGGGACCGGTTCATCCGTCACGAAGACGAGGAAGGGCAAGTGTACTACCGATATGCCGGAGATGTCGTTCGGAATGCCGATGATGAGGATGCAGACACGCGGGTCATCGCAAGAGGCTGTGTCAGCATCACCCCGCTTCGTTACAGATTTACAAATGAAGCAGCAATGGATACGCTTAAGACATGGTTCTAA
- a CDS encoding DEAD/DEAH box helicase → MPFLLMFVSYLRPKAAEADGDGACIEITTSTSLSNIQAARWQNGNVVSRLHMEGLEKYTSDKLSEVILPLLELADGCVPVTGTSPADIEKVGELCESVGYHLPIVDTLLDVSTLCTLFGLEDALPASLADAQSEGADQQLDAWSSLLFSLFAKTTALPQITLQHLSGLGHLASRALGTWFDEALEWRTVNRLPLVPEGCDVIDQLAFSKPGTEPSSEVDGGAETSFTIDVESPVNMLGADSPFAEVLPGFQVRPGQLQMVEAVSEALHGGHHLLVEAGTGTGKSLAYLIPAALHAQATDDRVIVSTHTIALQDQVSHRDFPILQQSLKSPVSLAVFKGRTHYICMRKLHQELRTVSLVTPPDEVLTYIQLVIWLTATKEGNREELTGKSLLGTVWPRVQSETETCISKRCPFFKSCYYFRARTKANNANVVVTNHSLVFTDLKANHHVLPHYNHVIFDEAHHLEQEATNHLGAEVSRFQCLSLIGRLSRDNGRHGVLPDLLQMLAGSDAKSVKAIPVLERLTDEVMNVRTLLEQAFASLSALVPQGQTDLRITVELSRSQNFTAVRVGATALEEETSVLEELAGRLSEFAETETDEDLSGRLFDAAGFLSELISRTRLLAGVGSANEDWVEWVEVSGGAERRQVVFHQAPIDVSKILKERLFETKDSVILTSATLSVAGDFSFLQQRLGLTSKSPKDDPAAFEVASLTVPSPFDYSRQALLCVPTDVPDLSKMSAEDASVWLSDSIYQLARISRGRLMTLFTSHAMLRATADYLRRPLAKQGLRLLAQGLDGSRTQILRMFQDEPQSVLLGAQSFWEGIDLPGDQLTTLCIVRLPFTPPTHPVTAARNELVEAQGKSAFWFNSLPEAVVRFRQGFGRLIRTVEDKGVVVVFDKRVVTARYGQQFIQSVPDLRTFHGTELEVLRTVKSFLA, encoded by the coding sequence GTGCCATTTCTACTGATGTTTGTTTCCTATCTCCGTCCCAAGGCTGCCGAGGCAGATGGGGACGGGGCATGTATAGAGATCACCACAAGCACTTCATTAAGCAACATTCAGGCCGCCCGCTGGCAAAATGGAAACGTTGTTTCCAGATTGCACATGGAGGGGCTTGAAAAATATACCTCGGATAAACTATCTGAGGTCATCTTGCCCCTCTTGGAGCTAGCTGATGGCTGTGTACCCGTGACAGGGACATCCCCGGCTGATATCGAGAAAGTGGGCGAGCTCTGCGAATCGGTCGGTTATCACTTGCCGATTGTAGATACGCTGCTTGATGTTTCGACGCTGTGCACCCTGTTTGGCCTTGAAGACGCGCTGCCTGCTTCTTTAGCGGATGCGCAATCGGAAGGTGCAGACCAGCAACTGGATGCGTGGTCCAGTTTGTTGTTCAGTTTGTTTGCAAAAACAACCGCACTGCCTCAAATCACTTTGCAGCATCTCAGCGGGCTCGGTCATCTGGCTTCGCGAGCGCTGGGCACGTGGTTTGACGAGGCACTTGAATGGCGAACTGTCAATCGCTTGCCGCTTGTTCCCGAAGGCTGTGACGTCATCGACCAGCTTGCATTCTCGAAACCAGGGACAGAGCCATCATCCGAGGTCGACGGCGGGGCGGAGACATCCTTCACAATAGACGTGGAAAGTCCAGTCAACATGCTTGGTGCAGATAGCCCATTCGCCGAGGTTCTGCCTGGTTTTCAGGTGCGGCCGGGGCAATTGCAAATGGTAGAAGCCGTCTCTGAGGCACTTCACGGTGGGCATCACCTGTTGGTGGAAGCTGGCACCGGAACGGGGAAGTCGCTTGCCTATTTGATTCCGGCGGCTCTCCATGCACAGGCCACCGATGACCGGGTGATTGTGTCTACCCATACGATTGCTTTGCAAGACCAGGTCAGTCACAGAGATTTCCCGATTCTTCAGCAGTCGTTGAAATCCCCCGTGTCACTTGCTGTCTTCAAGGGACGAACGCACTACATCTGCATGCGCAAACTTCATCAGGAACTGCGAACTGTTTCGCTTGTCACTCCTCCTGACGAAGTGCTTACCTATATTCAACTTGTCATTTGGTTAACGGCGACGAAGGAAGGCAATCGTGAAGAATTGACAGGCAAATCGTTGCTTGGCACTGTTTGGCCCCGTGTTCAAAGTGAAACAGAGACGTGCATCAGTAAGCGCTGTCCGTTCTTTAAGTCATGCTACTACTTTAGAGCCCGGACAAAAGCAAACAACGCGAATGTGGTGGTGACAAACCACTCGCTCGTCTTCACCGACCTGAAGGCGAACCATCATGTTTTGCCACACTACAATCATGTCATTTTTGACGAGGCGCATCACCTCGAACAGGAAGCCACCAACCACCTTGGCGCAGAAGTTTCACGATTTCAATGCCTGAGTTTGATTGGGCGACTCTCTCGCGACAACGGACGGCACGGGGTGCTGCCAGACCTTTTACAGATGCTTGCCGGGAGCGACGCAAAGAGCGTCAAGGCCATACCTGTCTTGGAACGGTTGACAGACGAAGTAATGAACGTGCGCACTCTGCTGGAGCAGGCGTTTGCCAGTTTGTCCGCGCTTGTGCCACAAGGGCAGACTGACCTCAGAATTACAGTCGAACTGAGTCGCTCACAGAACTTCACAGCGGTACGTGTCGGTGCCACCGCACTTGAAGAAGAGACCAGCGTACTTGAGGAACTCGCGGGCCGTCTTAGCGAGTTCGCAGAAACAGAGACCGATGAAGACCTCTCCGGCAGGCTCTTTGACGCAGCTGGATTTTTATCGGAGCTTATCAGCAGGACGCGATTACTCGCCGGCGTCGGTAGTGCAAACGAAGACTGGGTCGAATGGGTGGAAGTGTCAGGCGGCGCGGAACGACGTCAAGTGGTGTTTCACCAGGCGCCCATCGACGTCTCAAAAATCCTAAAAGAGCGGCTGTTTGAAACCAAAGACTCTGTCATCCTCACGTCCGCTACGTTGTCTGTGGCGGGTGACTTTTCGTTTTTGCAGCAACGACTCGGGCTGACTAGCAAAAGTCCAAAGGATGACCCTGCTGCGTTCGAAGTGGCCAGCTTGACGGTTCCGTCACCGTTTGACTACAGTCGCCAAGCGTTACTTTGCGTGCCAACAGACGTGCCTGACCTGTCGAAAATGAGTGCTGAAGACGCATCCGTATGGCTGAGTGATTCCATCTACCAACTTGCACGGATATCGCGCGGACGACTCATGACCTTGTTTACCAGCCACGCCATGCTGCGTGCGACGGCTGACTATTTGCGCAGGCCGCTTGCAAAACAGGGACTAAGGCTTCTGGCCCAGGGTCTTGATGGGAGTCGAACGCAAATCCTGCGTATGTTCCAGGACGAACCACAATCGGTATTGCTCGGTGCCCAATCGTTCTGGGAAGGAATAGACCTCCCTGGCGATCAACTGACAACGCTCTGTATCGTTCGCCTGCCATTTACACCGCCAACGCATCCTGTGACCGCGGCACGGAACGAACTTGTTGAAGCCCAGGGTAAAAGCGCATTTTGGTTCAACAGTCTCCCTGAAGCAGTGGTGCGCTTTCGGCAAGGCTTTGGCAGGCTCATTCGAACTGTCGAGGATAAAGGCGTTGTAGTGGTTTTTGACAAGCGCGTCGTGACAGCCCGCTACGGGCAACAATTCATCCAATCGGTTCCTGACCTGCGGACGTTTCACGGTACGGAACTCGAGGTGCTCCGTACCGTCAAAAGCTTCTTGGCATGA
- the ligD gene encoding non-homologous end-joining DNA ligase, protein MELVAEHVVKISRPEKVLWPESGFRKIDLIKYYVNVSPYLLRHLKDKPITMIRCPDGIDKHHFYQKNAPIPTPDWVTIVDVPSDGKTDVLHTVIVDSVATLLWLGNLGCIEIHIGFNPYQSPSSPEWLAFDLDPSVPGFERVVQVALSLHELLERLSLPNIAKTSGATGLQVFVPLAPGHTYAQTRVFSEAVAQYMQTVLPNDVTLERLTKERGQKVYFDYMQHGRGRTLIAPYSPRATRYGSVSTPVTWTELQQGAKPEDFTLQNVPHRLEQMGDLFGGDMGVGVDLQPTVRFLHRHGGFQA, encoded by the coding sequence ATGGAACTTGTTGCCGAGCACGTCGTGAAGATTTCACGCCCGGAAAAGGTGTTATGGCCGGAATCCGGTTTTCGCAAAATTGACCTCATCAAGTACTATGTGAACGTTTCGCCGTATCTCTTGCGTCACCTGAAGGATAAGCCCATCACCATGATCCGCTGTCCTGACGGCATCGATAAACATCATTTTTACCAGAAAAACGCCCCCATACCCACACCCGACTGGGTGACTATCGTGGACGTCCCGTCAGACGGCAAGACGGACGTACTGCATACCGTCATCGTCGACTCTGTCGCGACCCTGTTGTGGCTCGGGAATCTCGGCTGCATCGAAATTCACATCGGATTTAATCCCTACCAGTCGCCTTCGTCGCCAGAGTGGCTTGCATTTGACCTGGACCCATCCGTTCCGGGCTTTGAGAGAGTGGTGCAGGTCGCCCTTTCACTTCACGAGTTGCTTGAGCGCCTGTCTTTGCCGAACATTGCAAAAACTTCAGGTGCTACCGGGCTGCAAGTGTTTGTCCCGCTCGCCCCCGGGCACACGTATGCACAGACGCGCGTCTTTAGCGAAGCGGTCGCACAGTATATGCAGACGGTGCTCCCAAACGACGTGACGCTCGAACGTCTCACAAAGGAACGCGGCCAAAAGGTCTATTTTGATTACATGCAACACGGGCGGGGACGTACACTGATTGCCCCTTACAGTCCGCGTGCCACTCGTTACGGCAGTGTGTCTACGCCTGTAACGTGGACAGAACTGCAGCAAGGTGCCAAACCGGAGGACTTTACGCTGCAAAATGTTCCGCACAGACTCGAGCAAATGGGGGATTTATTTGGGGGCGACATGGGTGTCGGTGTCGACCTGCAGCCGACGGTTCGATTTTTGCATCGTCACGGTGGGTTTCAGGCGTAA
- a CDS encoding YpmA family protein yields MDDKLMVLATHLCTPTDDLYQLVDFLNRNLKDKDVIFGLSKSQDEPDKMLLTLYRA; encoded by the coding sequence ATGGATGACAAACTAATGGTCCTTGCAACGCATCTCTGCACACCGACAGACGATTTGTATCAACTCGTTGACTTCCTGAACAGAAACCTAAAGGATAAAGATGTCATCTTTGGGTTGTCCAAGTCCCAGGACGAACCAGACAAGATGCTCTTGACACTGTACCGGGCGTAA
- a CDS encoding amidohydrolase, whose translation MNKRVLLEVGGIIETPDRVIYGPSYILLNKATIEATGAGEYLGDRRDLTVIARRNRLAMPGLVNTHGHAAMTLFRSAGDDVPLQKWLSDKIYPLESQLTKEAVYWGTQLACWEMATSGTTCFTDMYFYMDESARAVVESGLRGMLSIGLLGFTDEMQVQGLSDSKTFHDTWQGAGDGRISVMLGPHAPYTCPPAFLAKVVDLSQLLDVPLQIHLSETAHEVTESVREHGTSPIGLMHNLGVLERPVLAAHCVHVDENDIQLLAAHDVRVAHNPQSNLKLGSGIAPALQMRRAGITLGLGTDGAASNNNLDMFEELRLAATLHKGVLQDATAITAPEALAMATVDGARALFRTPGAGTLSVGSVADIVLVNLESPRFLPTYDLVSNVVYSASAEDVTDVFVAGQEVVRKGDPVTLDTEQIRFHVERITRNFQRT comes from the coding sequence GTGAATAAGCGTGTCCTGCTTGAAGTCGGTGGAATCATCGAAACCCCCGACCGAGTCATTTACGGACCGTCGTATATCCTTTTAAACAAAGCGACGATTGAAGCGACGGGGGCAGGGGAGTACCTCGGTGACCGTCGTGACCTTACCGTCATTGCACGACGCAACCGACTTGCCATGCCGGGACTTGTCAATACACACGGACACGCGGCGATGACCTTGTTCCGCAGTGCAGGCGACGACGTGCCCTTACAAAAATGGCTGTCAGATAAAATTTATCCACTCGAAAGCCAATTGACCAAGGAAGCAGTCTATTGGGGAACCCAACTCGCATGTTGGGAAATGGCAACAAGCGGAACCACCTGCTTTACAGACATGTATTTTTACATGGACGAGTCTGCGCGAGCGGTGGTGGAGAGCGGTCTGCGCGGAATGTTGTCCATCGGTCTGCTTGGGTTTACAGACGAAATGCAAGTGCAGGGGCTTTCAGATTCGAAAACATTCCATGACACGTGGCAGGGAGCCGGCGATGGGCGGATCTCTGTGATGCTCGGTCCGCATGCCCCTTACACCTGCCCGCCAGCATTCCTCGCAAAAGTTGTAGACTTATCACAACTGCTTGATGTGCCGCTGCAAATCCACCTGTCAGAGACGGCGCACGAGGTCACGGAATCGGTTCGTGAACATGGGACATCGCCCATTGGTCTGATGCACAACCTCGGTGTCTTAGAACGGCCTGTGCTCGCCGCACACTGCGTGCACGTAGATGAAAATGATATTCAATTGCTTGCGGCCCACGACGTGCGCGTGGCTCATAACCCCCAGAGCAACCTCAAACTGGGTTCCGGTATCGCACCTGCGTTGCAAATGAGACGCGCCGGCATTACGCTCGGGCTCGGTACAGACGGAGCAGCAAGTAACAACAACCTTGACATGTTTGAGGAACTGCGCCTTGCAGCCACGTTGCATAAGGGCGTGCTTCAAGATGCAACGGCCATTACGGCGCCAGAGGCGCTGGCAATGGCAACCGTGGATGGCGCGCGTGCTCTGTTTCGGACGCCAGGTGCTGGAACCTTGAGTGTGGGGTCCGTGGCAGATATCGTGCTTGTGAATCTTGAAAGTCCTCGTTTTTTGCCCACTTACGACCTCGTCTCGAATGTCGTTTACTCGGCCTCAGCGGAGGATGTGACAGACGTATTTGTGGCAGGTCAAGAAGTGGTCAGAAAAGGCGACCCTGTGACGCTCGATACCGAACAGATCCGTTTTCACGTCGAGCGAATTACGCGCAACTTTCAGCGTACGTAA